The Oceanotoga teriensis genome contains the following window.
TAAATATATTACTTCTTTTTTTTGATAATTTAATTATTTCATCAATCATATATTCATGATTTTTTCTTGGATCAGAAGAATATCCTAAAGTAATAATATAATATTTATCAGGAATATGATACTTTTTCTTAAAATCATTTATTTCATTTTTATTTATTTTATCTATTTGATCAAAATCTATAGGTAACCCAAATCTTGTTTCATAAATTGGTTTATTTTCAAAACCAAATGTTTCATGAAAAACTGGTATCATTTTTTTATTTACAACAGTAATAATATCTGCATTGTTTATAATTTTTTTTTGTAAAAATTTAATCTTTTTTGAACTATTTGGATATCTATACAAATCAGATCCCCAAAAAGTTACTATTAATTTAGTATGTTTAAAAAAACAATTATATAAAAAATAACTTGGAGTTAAAAAATTTATATGAACCAAATCAAAATCTTTGATTGTTTTTTTTAATTTTAAAATCATATTAATCTTATTAAAATATTTATTTTTTAATTTACTTCCAAAAAAATTTACAATTTCTATATTCTTAGAATTAATTTTAATTTGATTTTCATATTTTTTTGAATAAATACTATCATTAATTGTTAAATTTAATATTTTATTCTTCAAATTAATCACCTAAATAATCAATAATTTTATTACCAATAAGTTCTTCTGCATTACCTTTTCCATATATATTTTTAAATAGTTTGTTTTTATTTTTTCTACTATTTTTTTCATATAGATTTTCTTCGTTTGTTAGTTCTTTTCAACTGTATCTGGCTTACATTATTACTATTACTTCTTTTTGTAACCCTACACTATCAGTTATTACTTTTTTACTATTCCAAAAAAAGTTCTAAATCTTTTTTAGTCCAGAACTCATAAATTTTATATCTCAATGTATTTTCAATACATAATAATTATCTTCAATTTTTAAGTTTATTGATTCATTAAATATATCTTTAAAATACTCTAAAATATAATGAATAATTTCATATTTCATAAAATCACCTTTCACAGTTAAATAAATTTTCAAAAAAATTTTTATATTCTAATATTTTATTATTTTTATTAAAGATATTAAAATTAACATTATAAATAATTTTACAATTTTTTTTCATTTTTTCTATAAATTTATCTAAAGTTAAAAAATCTTTATAAAACATAACTTCAATATTTTTAAAATCATCAATTAATCCTATTTTTTTTGATATAATTGGCTTTTCATAATACATTCCTAACAAATATTTGCTAGTTAATCCAAAATAATTTAATTTATAACTATCTTTATAAGGAATAAATATAAAATCTGAATATTTTATATAAGATTGTATATTTTCATTCTTCATATATCCAAGATATTTAAAATTTTCATTTTTAAATAATTTTCTTTGTTCTTTTTTAGTAAACAATTTAGGACCTATAAAATAAAAAGTTATATTTTTAAATTTTTTTAAGACATGATAAACATCTTCAAATGATAACGGAAATAATCCAAAATATAACGCTTTTATATTTTTTTCTTCTTCATAAGGATTTTTTAAAGATATTTGTTTTTCTTCATTTAAATCAAATCCATTTTTTATCAGACATATTTTTTCTCCATAAATAATTTTTAAATTATTATAAAAATATTTATTTACTGTAATAACTTTTTTACTTCTTTTTATTAGTTTTTTTTCATATAAATGAAATAAAGAATTTTTACTAATAATAAACTTAACTGAATCTGATTGTCGATAAATTATAGGTATATTCTTAGGTATAATATCTATTAAAAATATAGGTTTTCCACTTTCTAAAATAACATAATCATATTTATTAAAATTAAAATTTAATAATGGTTTAATTGTTTCGTTTATAAATAATTGGGTTACTTTTTTAGGTAAATTTTTCATTATTTTTTCATAATATGAAATTAATTTTGGATTAGAACCAATTTCAATAAAATTATTATTTTTAATATAAAATTTTTTATTACTCGGAAATGTCAAATGAGTTACTTCATAATTCATTTCAATTAATGATTTAGTAATTATATCTATTCCTCTATTTGATTCTGTATATTTAATTGATGATATTATTAATATTCTTTTCATTAAAAATCTCCTTATTATTCTATTTTTAAAAAAAGAGGAAATAAAAATATATATGGAAACAAAAATATCATTGGATTAATAAATGAAACAAAAATTATAGATATAATAATATTTAATAATATTCTATAATCAGGATGATTTTTTCTTTTTAATAAAAAAATAACTTTTTTTATTAAAATTATTATTATTATAGAAGTTACTATAACTCCATAATTAATATATATTTGAAATATTGAAATTTCTACTTTTTTATATTTTTCTAAGTTTCCTAAAATATGCTCTATTAAACTCATATTCTTTATATCTTCAATAAAATCTAATCTAGAATTAGCTGATAATTCTGTTCCAGAAAAAAAATTAATATATCTTTCAAAAATTAAAAAGTAATCCGAAAAATAATGAAATAATATTATAAATAACATTAATATAATAGATATTGTAAACATAACTTTTAATATTTTTTTTACATTTTTGATTTTAATAATGTTTATCCATAAAAACATAAAAATTAAAGTAAAAAAAGAAGACATTGATGCAGAAAAAATAACTATTAAAATAGAAAATAATAATTTTATAAAATCTATTTTAATATTGGAATAATAATATGAAAAAAAACATACTCCAGACAAACCAAGAATATTTGGTCCTCCAAAATTACCTATAAATCTTGAAAAAATACCATAAATATAAAAAGGACTTTTTATATTAAATAAAGGCAATATAAAAATCTCTAATAAAAGAGTTATAATTGTTATAAAAAAACTTATATTAATAACTTTTTTTAAATTTAAATTTTTTATATCTACTTTTGGGATTAAAACATAAAACAGAAAAAAACTTAGACTTTTAAAATAAAGCATATCAAATCTAAAAATAATATATTTAAATAATGCAAATATTAATATATTTAAAATTGTAAATTCTTTATAAGAAAATTTTATTTTTAAATGTTTTATATTATATAATCCAAATATTATAAATGGAATTATTAATTGAAGTATTTGATATAAAATAGGAGCAGATGATTCTATCGTCCCACTTTTACCTATCCAACCAAATAATAAATATGGAATATAATATACAGATGAAAATATTATTATTAATTTTATATTATTTTCTATTTTTTTATACATAATTTAACTACCTCAAATTTTTGAATATAAAGTTGTGTTTCTCAATAAATTTATTTATTATTAACAATATTTTCATATAATTCAAATAAAAAATTTATTTCTTCATAATTTTTAAATCTAAAAAAATTTTTATTTGTTCCTTTTACTAATCTTTTATAAAAATTATCATTTTCTATAACTTTTAATATTGTTTCATAAATTTCTTTTTCACAAAATTCGTTGACTAATACACCACCTTCTTTAACAACTTCTTTAATAGATGAATTATTAGAAGCTATAGTTGGAACACCAAAAGAAAAAGCTTCTAAAGGAGGTATTCCAAACCCCTCATATTCTGAAAGAAAAATAAACAAAAATGCATTCTTGTATATTTTATATAATTCTTCATCATTAACATTAGTTAATTGAATAAAATTTTCTTTATTGTTACATTTTGATATTTCTTTATCAATATAATCATATTCTTCAAATTTTCTACCTACAATATAAAATTTGTAATTTGGATAAATATCAAATATATCATCTAGAACTCTAATCGTTGTAGTTAAATTTTTATGTTTTTTTCTATTCCCCACATATAAAAAATATTTTTCTATTTTTCTTTCTGTTGAATAATTATAATCTAGCATAATTTTTTCATATATAATTTCAATATTTTCATTATGAATCTTAAAAACATTAATTAAATCTTGTTTTGTCGATTTAGAAACACTTATTATTTTTTTAAAATTATTTTTATTCCAGTTTAAGATAAAATATAACCATAAAGATTTTAATTTATTAAAATATTTTTTCAAAATGATTGGAATTAGATCGTGAATTGTTATTATGGATTTTTTTGGTACAATAAAAGGTATATTTGTATGAGTAAAATGTATCAAATCATATTTTTTTGACATCTTTTTGAAAAATAAAGTACCTATAAATATTTCTTTTATTGATAAAGGTTTTATATTAATATTTATAATTTCTTTTATATTTTTATAGTTTTTAAATTTATCAAGATTATTATTATAAGAAACAAGAGATATTTCAAAAGGTACTTTTTCTTCATTTATTATTTGTCTTATTAAATTTTCAGTATATCTTCCAATTCCTGACATACCATACATTCTACAGTCAATTAATATTTTTTTCATTTTTTAATCACACCAATAATTTTTTCTTCAACATTTTTTTCAAATTTTTCAAAAGAAAAATCTTTTGCTCTATTTATAATATTTTCTTTTTTATATTTTTTTGGATTATTCAATATTTCTTCTATAGCTTTTGTTAAATACATTGAATTTTTGGGCTCTATTACTTTTCCAGTAATACCATCAAAATTATGAAAACTAGTTCCAGTTCCTAATTCAGTAGTAATAACAGGAACTCCACAGGCCATTGCTTCTGTAACAACAAGTCCAAATGCTTCTCCTCTATCAATAGAAGGTAAAACAAATAAATCAGCAGCTGAATAGTATTCAGGTAATTCTTTGTAAGTTACATGATCTAAAAATAAAATTTCATTTTCTAAATTTAATTCATTAACTTTTGCTTTTAATTCTTCTTCTTTTGGTCCTTTACCTATTATAACAAGTCCATTTTTTTTGTCTAATTCTTTAAAGGATTCTATTAAATAATCTAAACCTTTATACCTACCTAGTCTTCCAATATATATTATAATTTTTTCTTTTTTATTTTTTAGTTCATTTATTAAAAATTCTCTTTTATTTTTTTCTCTATAATAAAAATGATCTGTATCCACAAATAATGGAATGACTTCTATTTTATCTTGAAATTTTTCTAAATATTTCGAACTAATTTTCATATTTGGTGATGTAACTATTATTTTATCCATTTTCTTTAAAAAATTATGTGTAATTATTTGATTATATATATTACCTATAAAACCTCTACCAACTATATCAGCATGATAAAAACAAATTTTTTTTGCATTTCTATATTTGTTTCTAAATAATAAATCTATTTCAGGCTGAAAAGAAGGGAAATGAAAAATTATTATATCACTATTAACTGATTCTTTTTTAATACTTTTTTTATATTTATTAGACCATCTTACAGGACCTTTTTGAAATATAGTTGGAAGTCTTTGTACTTCAATTTCATCAATAATATCATTTCTAAGTTTATTTATATTATTATAAGTTAGCACTTTTGATTCATAATTATTTTTCTTTAGTAGTTTTGCAATAGATTCTGCTACTATTTCAACTCCACCAATTTCTGGTCTATACATTTTATTAACTGTTAAAGCTTTTTTCAACTATACTGCTCCTCTCTTCCAAACAACCGCTTCGAATGTCTTTAATATTATTTGAAGATCTAATAGTATATTTCTATTTTTTACATAATATAGATCATAACTAAGTTTAACTTTAGTCTGTTCTAATGTAGCAGAGTACTGATACATTATCTGAGCCCATCCTGTTAAACCAGTTTTTAATTTATGTCTTGCATAATACTGTGGCAACATTTCATTATATTCTTCTACAAATTTTACTTGTTCTGGTCTTGGTCCAACAAAAGACATAGCTCCACGAAGTATGTCATAAAATTGTAATGTTTCATCCAATCTTATAGGTCTAATAATTTTACCTATTTTAAGAACTCTATCTTGTTCATCAGTTGCAAATTTTGCTTCTTCATTTTTTCTATTTTTCATACTTCTAAATTTATGCATTTTGAATGATTCCTCATGCAAGCCAAC
Protein-coding sequences here:
- a CDS encoding glycosyltransferase is translated as MKNKILNLTINDSIYSKKYENQIKINSKNIEIVNFFGSKLKNKYFNKINMILKLKKTIKDFDLVHINFLTPSYFLYNCFFKHTKLIVTFWGSDLYRYPNSSKKIKFLQKKIINNADIITVVNKKMIPVFHETFGFENKPIYETRFGLPIDFDQIDKINKNEINDFKKKYHIPDKYYIITLGYSSDPRKNHEYMIDEIIKLSKKRSNIFIFIPLTYGNEKHKEKIKKLCDNTFKKYDINYKVLEDYMTNEEIAKLRKANDIMINIQDTDAMSASMQESLYAGNIVINGSWLPYSELLEDGAYYETIDKLKKGTLSEKIQYIINNFDELKEKSKINKKIIHERSSWENNIKSWIEVYNKLLEE
- a CDS encoding oligosaccharide repeat unit polymerase — translated: MYKKIENNIKLIIIFSSVYYIPYLLFGWIGKSGTIESSAPILYQILQLIIPFIIFGLYNIKHLKIKFSYKEFTILNILIFALFKYIIFRFDMLYFKSLSFFLFYVLIPKVDIKNLNLKKVINISFFITIITLLLEIFILPLFNIKSPFYIYGIFSRFIGNFGGPNILGLSGVCFFSYYYSNIKIDFIKLLFSILIVIFSASMSSFFTLIFMFLWINIIKIKNVKKILKVMFTISIILMLFIILFHYFSDYFLIFERYINFFSGTELSANSRLDFIEDIKNMSLIEHILGNLEKYKKVEISIFQIYINYGVIVTSIIIIILIKKVIFLLKRKNHPDYRILLNIIISIIFVSFINPMIFLFPYIFLFPLFLKIE
- a CDS encoding glycosyltransferase family 4 protein, with the protein product MKKILIDCRMYGMSGIGRYTENLIRQIINEEKVPFEISLVSYNNNLDKFKNYKNIKEIININIKPLSIKEIFIGTLFFKKMSKKYDLIHFTHTNIPFIVPKKSIITIHDLIPIILKKYFNKLKSLWLYFILNWNKNNFKKIISVSKSTKQDLINVFKIHNENIEIIYEKIMLDYNYSTERKIEKYFLYVGNRKKHKNLTTTIRVLDDIFDIYPNYKFYIVGRKFEEYDYIDKEISKCNNKENFIQLTNVNDEELYKIYKNAFLFIFLSEYEGFGIPPLEAFSFGVPTIASNNSSIKEVVKEGGVLVNEFCEKEIYETILKVIENDNFYKRLVKGTNKNFFRFKNYEEINFLFELYENIVNNK
- a CDS encoding glycosyltransferase, which codes for MKKALTVNKMYRPEIGGVEIVAESIAKLLKKNNYESKVLTYNNINKLRNDIIDEIEVQRLPTIFQKGPVRWSNKYKKSIKKESVNSDIIIFHFPSFQPEIDLLFRNKYRNAKKICFYHADIVGRGFIGNIYNQIITHNFLKKMDKIIVTSPNMKISSKYLEKFQDKIEVIPLFVDTDHFYYREKNKREFLINELKNKKEKIIIYIGRLGRYKGLDYLIESFKELDKKNGLVIIGKGPKEEELKAKVNELNLENEILFLDHVTYKELPEYYSAADLFVLPSIDRGEAFGLVVTEAMACGVPVITTELGTGTSFHNFDGITGKVIEPKNSMYLTKAIEEILNNPKKYKKENIINRAKDFSFEKFEKNVEEKIIGVIKK